A single region of the Candidatus Neomarinimicrobiota bacterium genome encodes:
- the upp gene encoding uracil phosphoribosyltransferase, with the protein MSQVTELKSHPLVSHNLAILRSKDTDNQRFREVAQRLSSLVLVSATEALNTVELVVETPQAGTIERVIAEDIWLIPILRAGLAMVDVGLKLLPDAHVGFVGLFRDEETLLPQHYYKNLPDFSESASSCFLLDPMLATGGSACAALDLLKSHGAKDIRLLTLISAPEGIKEVFSKHSDVSIFTASVDEHLNDLGYIVPGLGDAGDRFFGT; encoded by the coding sequence TTGTCCCAAGTTACTGAGTTGAAATCTCATCCTCTCGTCTCGCACAATCTAGCCATACTCAGAAGTAAAGACACTGATAACCAACGATTTAGGGAAGTTGCTCAGCGCTTGTCATCATTGGTGCTGGTTTCTGCAACTGAAGCCTTGAACACCGTTGAGTTGGTCGTTGAAACCCCGCAGGCAGGCACGATAGAACGGGTTATTGCCGAAGATATCTGGTTGATTCCAATACTTCGAGCCGGTTTGGCTATGGTGGATGTTGGTTTAAAGCTTTTACCAGATGCCCATGTTGGCTTTGTCGGACTTTTTCGGGATGAAGAGACCTTATTGCCCCAACATTACTATAAAAATCTGCCGGATTTTTCAGAATCAGCCAGTAGCTGCTTCCTGTTGGATCCCATGTTGGCCACAGGCGGTAGCGCTTGTGCAGCATTGGATCTGTTAAAGAGCCATGGGGCAAAGGATATCAGATTGCTTACTTTGATCTCTGCTCCTGAAGGAATAAAAGAAGTATTTTCAAAACATTCCGATGTATCCATATTTACGGCCTCTGTAGATGAGCATTTAAATGATCTTGGATATATCGTCCCCGGTCTTGGGGATGCCGGCGACCGATTTTTTGGTACCTGA
- a CDS encoding FliG C-terminal domain-containing protein: MADQIKLAGIDKAAILFDILGARLAGQLFPNLNDEEIVAVRQHASKVKETPFEAKKQVLEEFYFSFMSKKFAAESKEATSQPFAFLENMSEVQLAYLTRSEPTRSISILLAQVPLEMQRRLLQRLPTEVRTEAMIDLGKIKDVPLEAVLDVAAEFREKAKQIPSHSEYSEGGGKAMAGLLGTMEIKEQKQFLDYLSQEDPELAREVKKHHFTFDNVPVLPDSVLRDIFNSLDLDDVALALKGQDQELSDRILENLPQKKQAMYEPKEGPVSRKQVEAAQKKVVEFILQMDADPANEFSIEEFAEADFIE, from the coding sequence ATGGCTGATCAGATAAAATTGGCCGGAATTGATAAGGCGGCCATTCTCTTTGATATCTTGGGAGCTCGTCTGGCTGGACAACTATTCCCAAATCTAAATGATGAAGAAATCGTAGCGGTTCGTCAACATGCTTCAAAAGTGAAAGAAACACCCTTTGAGGCAAAAAAGCAAGTGCTTGAAGAGTTCTATTTCTCTTTCATGTCTAAAAAATTTGCTGCTGAATCAAAAGAAGCAACATCACAGCCCTTTGCTTTTCTTGAAAATATGTCTGAGGTTCAATTGGCCTACCTTACTCGCTCTGAGCCTACCCGCTCAATCTCGATCCTTTTGGCTCAGGTACCCCTGGAAATGCAGAGACGGCTCCTTCAGCGCCTGCCAACAGAAGTGCGGACTGAAGCCATGATCGATCTGGGGAAGATCAAAGACGTTCCCCTGGAAGCAGTACTCGATGTTGCTGCAGAGTTCCGTGAAAAAGCCAAGCAGATCCCCTCCCACTCTGAGTATTCAGAAGGTGGCGGTAAAGCCATGGCTGGCTTATTGGGCACCATGGAAATAAAAGAGCAAAAACAATTTCTTGATTATCTATCACAGGAAGATCCCGAGCTAGCCAGGGAAGTGAAAAAACACCACTTCACCTTTGATAATGTACCCGTTCTTCCTGATAGTGTTCTTAGGGATATTTTTAACAGCTTGGATCTGGATGATGTTGCCCTGGCTTTAAAGGGGCAAGACCAGGAATTAAGCGACCGGATTTTGGAAAACCTGCCTCAGAAAAAGCAGGCCATGTACGAACCCAAAGAAGGACCCGTTTCTCGCAAGCAGGTGGAGGCAGCACAAAAGAAGGTGGTTGAATTCATCTTACAGATGGATGCTGATCCAGCAAATGAATTTAGTATCGAGGAGTTCGCTGAAGCCGACTTTATCGAATAG
- a CDS encoding flagellar motor protein MotB → MAVTAKKAPKSDDTGGWLTTYADMMTLLMTFFVLLFAMSTLDPVKLEQFGQSLGEHQGARKKSKKVSLSQINMEVKKLVRDQKLQQQVKVRMDARGVTLEIASDLAFNIGNAALSQPIKAFLVKLVTTMDKATYAIAVEGHTDNVPIRSATFPSNWELSSARAAAVIRYLTSQGIPSDKFRAIGFGDTAPKVANDSVENRAKNRRVDITFLTIG, encoded by the coding sequence GTGGCTGTAACGGCAAAAAAAGCGCCTAAAAGCGACGACACCGGCGGTTGGCTCACCACCTACGCGGATATGATGACTCTGCTCATGACCTTCTTTGTGTTGCTCTTTGCCATGTCCACCCTGGATCCGGTCAAACTGGAACAATTTGGTCAATCTCTGGGAGAACACCAGGGCGCCCGCAAGAAATCAAAAAAGGTTTCCTTGAGTCAGATCAATATGGAAGTAAAAAAACTGGTTAGAGACCAAAAATTACAGCAACAGGTCAAGGTTCGTATGGATGCCCGTGGCGTTACTCTGGAAATTGCCAGTGACCTGGCTTTCAATATCGGTAACGCTGCTCTTTCGCAACCAATTAAAGCCTTTTTGGTGAAATTGGTGACCACCATGGATAAAGCAACTTATGCCATTGCCGTGGAAGGACACACAGACAATGTACCTATTCGCTCAGCTACTTTTCCATCAAATTGGGAATTGTCATCAGCTCGAGCTGCTGCTGTGATTCGCTATCTTACATCACAAGGTATCCCAAGCGATAAATTCAGAGCTATCGGATTTGGAGATACAGCACCAAAAGTTGCAAATGATTCTGTTGAAAATCGCGCAAAAAATAGACGCGTTGATATAACATTTCTAACGATCGGTTAG
- a CDS encoding MotA/TolQ/ExbB proton channel family protein, with amino-acid sequence MDFATIIGLLFGSGLIGYAVYGVSLTLPNGVMTFVDVQSLMIVLGGTIAATAMAFPVKEVLSLYTNLWAVFKGDNHNDADTLKELVELAGVARKGTSDLEKAVPGVSNFFLKDGVQLIVDGLPEDDIRSIMETRIINRELREDAEANVFKTMGTLSPAFGMVGTLVGLVAMLFAMGAAPGDGGGDIDPAAKLGQSMGIALITTFYGALFANLFFLPIAAKLRSRIDKRNITQNMIIDGVIMLKVRKHPILVREFLNSYLAPRDRVYED; translated from the coding sequence ATGGATTTTGCAACCATTATAGGACTATTGTTCGGCTCAGGCTTGATCGGTTATGCTGTCTACGGTGTGTCTTTAACATTACCTAATGGCGTGATGACCTTTGTGGATGTCCAGTCTCTCATGATCGTTTTAGGTGGAACCATAGCAGCAACAGCGATGGCTTTCCCTGTAAAAGAGGTTTTATCCTTATATACAAACCTATGGGCTGTCTTCAAGGGTGACAATCATAATGATGCTGATACGCTGAAAGAACTCGTTGAGTTGGCCGGTGTTGCCCGAAAGGGAACATCCGATCTGGAAAAAGCGGTTCCAGGAGTCAGTAATTTCTTTTTAAAGGATGGCGTCCAATTGATCGTAGATGGTCTACCAGAGGATGACATTCGTAGTATTATGGAAACCAGGATCATAAACCGTGAACTTCGTGAAGATGCAGAAGCCAACGTTTTTAAAACCATGGGAACCCTTTCCCCTGCCTTTGGTATGGTGGGAACCCTGGTTGGACTGGTCGCCATGCTCTTTGCCATGGGTGCTGCACCTGGTGATGGTGGTGGTGACATTGATCCGGCAGCCAAGCTGGGTCAATCCATGGGAATTGCTCTGATTACAACCTTTTATGGGGCATTATTCGCCAACTTGTTTTTTCTACCGATAGCTGCCAAACTACGCTCCAGGATCGACAAGCGAAATATTACGCAGAACATGATCATTGACGGTGTCATTATGTTGAAAGTTCGGAAACACCCCATTCTGGTACGAGAATTTCTCAACTCTTATTTAGCACCACGTGACAGGGTTTACGAGGATTAG
- a CDS encoding tetratricopeptide repeat protein, whose product MMRTGTTIIILTIIVASPLLGQTGGNLLYDIGLMIEDTSKFSNDTLQIYSDTPETPFEQQVLEEELNRYQQKLAETEIRLRFQTRVIDSLQTEITMIKAAGETDQALLSDRITSLVDQQIKAIQQPGFVPGNSQMSDRVYAELDTPWKDVDVIVRPMQHSPMGPKLTIAEEQATYRRGLTKFHQQFYYQAVDEFNTIVRRGSDITLRANAQYWVGRCYFEKGLYDEAISALEQVQRFEYSDKLDDALVMIGLAFKNKDRLPEAKLAFQELVSRHPGSEYLTLAKRFVQE is encoded by the coding sequence ATGATGCGCACTGGAACCACTATCATTATTTTGACGATTATCGTCGCCAGCCCACTTCTAGGACAAACCGGTGGAAATCTCCTGTACGATATTGGTTTAATGATCGAGGACACCAGTAAATTTTCAAACGATACTTTGCAAATCTATAGTGACACACCGGAAACCCCCTTCGAACAACAGGTTCTGGAAGAAGAGCTGAACCGATATCAACAAAAATTAGCTGAAACTGAAATTCGACTGCGCTTTCAAACCAGGGTCATTGACAGTCTTCAGACCGAGATCACGATGATCAAAGCAGCCGGTGAAACCGATCAAGCATTGCTTTCAGATCGTATCACCAGCCTGGTGGATCAACAAATTAAAGCTATTCAACAACCCGGTTTTGTACCTGGTAACTCCCAAATGTCTGATCGCGTTTATGCAGAACTCGATACACCCTGGAAAGATGTGGATGTGATCGTACGACCTATGCAGCACTCTCCAATGGGACCTAAACTAACTATTGCTGAAGAACAGGCCACCTACCGGAGAGGTCTAACCAAATTTCATCAACAATTTTATTATCAGGCTGTTGATGAATTTAACACAATTGTACGACGTGGTAGTGATATCACCCTGCGAGCTAATGCTCAGTATTGGGTGGGACGTTGTTATTTTGAAAAAGGTCTCTATGACGAAGCTATTAGCGCCCTGGAACAAGTACAACGTTTTGAGTATTCAGATAAACTGGACGATGCCCTGGTCATGATCGGCCTGGCTTTTAAGAACAAGGATCGCCTTCCTGAAGCCAAACTGGCTTTTCAGGAATTGGTTTCCCGTCATCCTGGAAGTGAATACCTAACCCTGGCAAAACGGTTTGTACAGGAATGA
- a CDS encoding tetratricopeptide repeat protein has protein sequence MTSKQTFLLTLGLIALMGLVACTPKKPATPPRNIEQLKLQSQMKALAAEVVKLRESRMEIEQLKNTIAVMDSQVVFYQTKLDKKAEEPIIEVVATPRDPDIINLRGNIYVLIREIDSLKEGMKNLEVLNDSLEVQIEQLAVQTHTEARLDQPEPEPEPVKSPVKSVLEMDTPVAVAAPVINEEPSMPTQPPARGYTFNADYRMAYNDALNRYFNNEYLESIQDFRVVIEREPYGAYADNAQYWIGECFYSLEDFESAINEFKKVFAFPENNKSDHALFKIAISYQQLGRYLKARENMNQFILDYPESELVTQAHDFLQGKQ, from the coding sequence ATGACATCTAAACAGACCTTTCTATTAACACTTGGCTTGATAGCCCTGATGGGACTTGTGGCTTGTACCCCCAAAAAGCCTGCTACGCCACCTCGCAATATCGAGCAATTGAAATTGCAGTCCCAGATGAAAGCCTTGGCTGCAGAAGTGGTCAAATTGCGTGAATCCCGCATGGAAATTGAACAGCTGAAAAACACTATTGCTGTTATGGATTCCCAGGTTGTCTTTTATCAAACGAAACTGGATAAAAAAGCCGAAGAACCTATTATCGAAGTTGTGGCAACACCACGTGATCCCGATATCATCAATTTGCGTGGTAATATTTATGTTCTTATCAGAGAAATCGATTCCCTTAAAGAAGGCATGAAAAATCTGGAAGTCCTGAATGATTCTCTGGAAGTACAGATCGAGCAACTCGCGGTTCAAACCCACACAGAAGCAAGGTTGGATCAACCTGAACCGGAGCCTGAGCCTGTGAAGTCACCTGTCAAGTCTGTTCTTGAAATGGATACACCCGTGGCTGTCGCGGCACCTGTCATTAATGAAGAACCTTCAATGCCAACCCAGCCTCCTGCCCGTGGTTATACATTCAATGCCGATTATCGCATGGCTTACAACGATGCTCTGAACAGATATTTCAATAATGAATACCTTGAATCCATTCAGGATTTCCGGGTAGTTATTGAACGTGAACCCTATGGAGCCTATGCCGATAATGCCCAATATTGGATTGGAGAATGCTTCTATTCATTGGAAGATTTTGAATCCGCCATTAACGAATTTAAAAAGGTCTTTGCCTTTCCCGAGAACAATAAAAGTGACCATGCTTTATTCAAAATTGCTATCAGCTATCAACAGTTAGGACGGTATCTGAAAGCCCGGGAAAACATGAACCAGTTCATTCTTGATTATCCTGAAAGTGAATTGGTCACTCAAGCCCACGATTTTTTACAGGGGAAACAATAA